DNA from Actinoplanes sp. SE50/110:
TGCGTCCAGCGCAGGAAGCGGTCGAAGAGCTCCGGCGCCGGCACCTGCGGCATGTCCCGCGCGGCCTCTTCCAGGTAGTCCCACATCTTGACGGCGAGATCCATCCGATTGTGCCCCCGTCCGAGCGTCTCCCGCGCCGGCGGGCACGGCCACGGCTGCGCGCAGACCCGGCAGTCCCAGGACGGACGGGCGGGAAGGTGCTCCGTGCCCTCGGTCACGTGCGACTCCCCTCGCCGGCGACAAACGGCGGGACGGCCCCCGGGATCCGCCCGCCAACCTCACCCGTGCACCACACGATGCGCGCGTCGATCAGGCCGGTCAACGTCCGTTCCCTCTGCGGGTGACAGCTCGGACCGAAAGCCGACAGCACGCATCCGCAGCAGGCGGTGGCGCACGATCCGCCGGGCAGAGGGGGCAGCGGCGCGCGAGGGCGCAGGAGCGACGAACCAGAAAGCCGAAGAAAGCCCGGTATGTCCTGATCTTTGGAACGATGAACACCGAAACGGCCGCACACCAGGCCCGCAGGCAACACCGAGCCGTCCACGACGGACCACCGAGCGACGGAGGAGGGCGACATGAGCGACGACGACCGCCCCGACCGCACGCGTGGGGGCAGCGTCTACGCCTCGGAGGCGGCCACCGCGCCACACCGTCGCGGCCTCCAGCGTCGGCAGACGGCGATCGGCATCGCCGGCGCGATCGCGGTGCTCGTCGGCTCCGGTTTCATCGTGACCCAGCTGATGGACGCCCGGCAGGACACGCTGCCCGAACCGGCGGCGCTGGCACCGCTGACCACGGCGGCGACGCCGGGCATGGAGGGCACCGGCGTCTCCGCCGTACCGGGAAATCTGCGGGCCCCGCGCACGACGCACCCGGCGGAGGCCGCCAAGCGCGCCCCGTCACCCACCCCGATGAGCCTCCCCGAGGAGCCGGGCGCGTCGGCGCCCTATGCGCCGTCGTCGATGGCGGTCGCCCAGCAGGGGCAGCAGGCGCCGGTCATCCGCCGGGTCGAAACGGTGCATAACGGCACCGTTCGCATCTCCACCGCCCGCGCGGATCTCACCGGCCGCGGCGATCTGCAACTCGCGGCCGACACCGGCTTCGCCGCCGGCGACGGCATCCGCTGCACCAACCGCGTCCGCTTCAGCCCGGACGAACCCGCCACCACCCGCGAGTACCTGCTGCTCTGCTGGCGTACCTCGGACCGCCGCAGCGTGATCACGATGGCGGTCGCCGCCCACGGCGCCCCGACCCCCGCCGACAGCGCCAAGATCATTATCCGCGAATGGGATTCGCTGGGATGAGTGCGGGCCGCTTCGGAACAGATCGCCAGATCACATTCTTCAAGCAGATGTCGCACGCTGCGGCCGATAACTGACCGCCGCTCCCGCCGCTCCCGGGCACGGCGATTTTGGCCGCTGGCGCGTCCAGGACAAATCGCCGCGCCCTACCGTCCGCGGGTGGTCACGGAAAAAGCGTGGCCGCGGCATCCGCCGTGGCCACGCTCTTGCTGTCCATCGCTACCGGCTGGCGGCGCAGATGGCCGCGTTGCCGGCATGCCGCCGCATCCCGCTGGTGCTACCGCCGCCGGTCAGGCGACGACGCCGCTGGTGCCACCGCCGCCGGTCAGGCGACGACGATGCTGCTGGTGCTGCCGGTGATCGAGCCGGTGGTCGGAACGACGACGCGGTACTGCTGGCCGGTGGTGAGGCCGCTGACCGTGGCCTTGGTGGTGGTGGCGTTGCTGGCGAACTGGAGGACCTTCTTCCAGCTGCCGCCGATCAGCTGCTGCACCTCGACGTTCAGGCCGGCCGGCGAGGCGAGACTGACGCTCATGGTCCGGGTGCCGGTGCGGACCGCGTACGCCGAGCTGTGCACGGTGTAGGCGGCGGCGCCGGTGGCGGCCTCGTTCGCGGTCGTCGCCGCGATCCGCAGTTCGAGCTGGTAGCCGGCGGTCGCGACCCGGTTGGCGGTGACCGTGCCGGTGGCCGAGGTGACCACGTCGACACACTGGAACGCCTTGCCGCTTTCGGCGACGCAGAGCTGGGCGTTCTTCTTCACCCACGGCTGCCCCGCCGCGGTCACCGTGAACGTGGTGACGTTGGTGGTGCCGTAGTTGACGTCGGCCCGGGCCGGGTTCGCCACGATCACCGGCTTGGCCTTGGCCACGGTGGGCGACGGCGCGGCCGTCGGCGCCTTGGAGGTGGGCGCGGTCGTCGGGGAAGCCGTGGGCGCCTTGGAGGTCGGCGCGGTGGTCGGAGCAGCCGTCGGCGCCTTGGAGACAGGAGCCGAGGTGGGCACAGAAGTCGGAGCCGAGGTCGGAGCCGACGTGGGCGCGGACGTCGGAGCCGAGGTCGGAGCCGAGGTGGGCGCAGAAGTCGGAGCCGAGGTGGGCGCCGAGGTCGGAGCGGACGTGGGCGCGGACGTCGGAGCGGACGACGGGGCCGCCGTCACCGCCGCCAGCGCCGCCACGGCGTCCACCCGGCCGTACCCGTAATCGTCGTCCCGGCCCGGCGTCCCGAGGTCGACGGCGGACGTCTCCAGCGCCTGCTCGAGCTGGTCCGGCGTCAACCCGCCGTTCACCGACTTGAGCAGCGCCACCAGCCCCGCCACGTGCGGCGACGCCATCGACGTCCCGCTCATCGTCGCGTAGCTGCGGCCCAGCGCCGACGGGTAGGTGCTCAGAATCGCCGACCCGGGCGCCGCCACGTCCACATAGCCGCCGGCGTTGGAGTAGCTCGCCACGTTGTCCGCCGAGTCGGTGGCGGCGACCGCGATCACCCCGGCGTCCGCACCCGGGTAGCTGACCGGGCTGCCGTTGGCCCGCTCGTTGCCGGCCGCGGCCACCACCGTGACGCCCTTGCTGCGGGCGTACGCGATCGCATTGCTGACCGCGCCCACCTGCGACGTCGACCCGAGCGACATGTTGATCACCTGGGCGCCGTTGTCCGCGGCCCAGATGATGCCCTCGGCGGTGTCCGACATGTAGCCGCTGCCGTCCGCACCGAGCACCTTCACCGGCAGGATCCTGGTGTCCGGCGCGACCGAGGAGACGCCGACGGTGTTCCCGGTGACCGCGCCGATGGTGCCGGCCACGTGGGTGCCGTGCCCGTTCTGGTCGGTGTTGCCGCCCGGCTTGTCGGCGACCGCGTCCCATCCGGTCAGCACCTTGCCGGTCAGGTCGACGTTGCTCGCGTCCACCCCGGTGTCGATCACCGCGACGGTCACCCCGGCGCCGGTCGACGTGGGCCAGGCGTCGGTGGCGCGCATCCTGGCCAGGTCCCACTGCTGCGGGCGGTAGAGGTCGCCGCCGGTGACCGCGTCCAGCGCGACGGCCTTGGCGTCGATCTCGACGCCGACCGCGTTCTCCGCCTTCTGCGCCTGTTCGACGAGCTTCGCGGCGCCGTCGCGGGTGGTCGCCTCCCGGACCGTGACGACCGGCTTGCCGTTGCGGTCGATGGTGGTGCCGACCACCCGGGCCGGCTGCTCCGCGGTGACGGTGGCGGGCAGCAGCTGGTCGGCGGTCTGGTGCAGGCCGTACGTGACCGGCGTCCATCCGACGGTTCCGGTCGGCAGCGCGAACGCGGCGACTCCAGCGACCGCGGCGGCGGCGACAGCTCCGACGGCGTACCGGCGCAGAACAACCTTCATGGACCACAACCTCCAGCTCGAAGACCTGCACTACGTTCTTCGAGCCGGGTTGTGGTTCGGGGAGACGGCCGGTTGCCGCCCGGGTGCAGCTAGTAGGGCGCGACCACGAAGTCCGATCCGCTGCTGATGATCGACGGGTTGGCGCCGGTCGAGCCCTGCGTCCCGTCCGCGACCCAGGTCATGATGTACGCCCCGTCGGGCACCGGTGCGCCGGTCAGGTTGCTGTTCTGCGGGTCCAGGGCGTTGATCGACAGGTCGAGGGTGCAGACCAGTTCGTTGTCGCTGACCACGGTCACCCCGGTGCATTCGGCGACGCCCCGGTTGCTGGACGAGTCGTACGCCCCGTTGACCAGGAAGATGTGCGCGTTGCCACTGCCCGGCGTGCCGATCGAGGGTTCGAAGGTGGGCACCGAGAAGCCGGCGCCGGTGATGTCCACGGTCACCACCGAGCCCCGGCTCGCGGTGTGCGGTGACACGGTGATCCCGTTGCTGTAGGTGAAGTCGATCGCGTCGCCGGTGCTGCCGTCACCGTTCGGGTCCGCGCTGGTCACCGTGCCTCCGGGCGCGTTGATGGTGACCACCATGCCGGGGCCCGCGGCGTGCGCGCCGGTGACCGCGGTGAGGCTGGTTCCGGTCGTCGCCGCCCGGATGTTGCTCAGCGGTACCCCGCCGATCGATCCGGTGATCGGGGCGACGCCGGTGAACCCGGTCCCGTTCACCGTGATCGTCTGGCCGCCGGCGGACGGGCTGGTGGCGGGCAGGATGGTGGCGATGGTCGGCTTGAGCGACAGCGTGTACTGCGCGGTGGCCAGCAGCGTGCTGGTCAGGGCCGAGTCGGTGTCGTAGACACAGATGTTCCACCGGGCCGCGGTCTGCCCGTTGACCAGCACGACCCCGCTGGTGTTGAGGTTGTTGCCGGCGGGGTACGACCCGGTCGGTATCTGGAAGGCGATCTTCGACCCGGAGATCCGGGTGACCTTCGCCGGGTCGACCGTCTGCACTCCCGCGGTGGTCGCGGTGCCGTTGGTCGAGGTGATCTGGGTGATGGCGCTCGCGTGGATGCTGCAGGTCGAGTACTGGAACTGGACCACCGGTTTGACCCCGGCCGCGAACGTCACGCCGGTCACCGTCGACGGGACCGTGCCGATCAGCGTCTTGATGATCCCGCCCGGCCCGTAGTTGCTGCTCAGTGTCAGGCCCACCGCGGCGGCCGAGGCCGGGGTGGCGGCGCCCAGCACCAACCCGGTGGTGATCACGGCGGCCAGGCCCAGTGCGCGTCTCATCGGGAGTCTCCCCGTCAGTAGGGTGCGACGGTGAACGTCGCGCCGCTGCTCACCACGGTCGGCGCGGCCGCGTCCCCGGCGTCGGTGGCGCCGTTGGCGACCACCGTCACCGTGTAGCTGCCCTCGTCCACCGTCTTGCCGCTCACCGCCGAACTGTCGGTCGGGCTCAGCCTGTCGGCGCCCAGGTCGAGCGTGCAGACCAGGTCGGTGTTGGACGCCACCAGCACCTTCTTGCACTCCTGGACGCCGCGGTTGCTGGCCGCCACGTACGCGTCCTTGACCAGGAACACATGTGCCGTCACCGAGGTCGGCGTCGCGTCCGCGCTCTTGTCGAAGGTCATCTGTTGGAACCCGACCCCCTTGATCAGCAGGTCGACCTTCGTGCCGGCCGGCGCGGTGTTCGGCGAGATCTGGATCCCGTTGCTGTAGGTGAAGGTGATCGGCGCGTCCGGCGTCTTGTCGTCGGCGTCCTGCGGCAGCCCGTTGTTGTCCGGGTCGCTGCTGAGCACCTGCCCGCCCGGGGTGTTCACGATCAGGGTCAGCCCGGTGGCGGCCGCCCGCTGCCCGGTGGTCGCGGTGAAACTGTTGCCGTTCGCCGCCACCTTGATGTTGGTCAGCGGCACCCCGCCGATGCTGGCCGTGGTCGCGTTGCTGGTCGCGGAGAACCCGGCCCCGGTCACCGTGATCGACTGCCCGCCGAGCGCCGCCCCGCTGGGCGGGATGATCGCGGTGATCTTCGGCCGTACCCCGATGGTGTAGGCCGCCTGGGCGAGCAGCGTGCTGGTCGAGAGGGAGTCACTGTCGTACACGCAGATGTTCCACTTGGCGCTGGTCTGCGTTCCGGTCAGCACCAGCCCGCCCGTGTTGATCGTGCTGTCCTTGTCGTCGACCTTCGCCGGGTACGACGCGGAGGGCACCTCGAAGGCGATCCGGGTGGTGCCGTTGCGCTTGACGTTGTCGGGGTTCACGGTGAGCACCCCACCGGTGGCCGCGGTGCCGGTCCCGGTGATCGCGGCCACCGCCCGGGCGTTCGCGGTGCAGGTGTTGTACTGGAACTGCACGGTGGGCATACTCCCGGCCACGAACGGATTCGGGTTCGCGGCGGTCGGGGTGACCGTGCCGATGATCGTGTTCCCGCCGCCGCTGGGCCCGGTGGCACTGCTGAGCGTCATCGGGAGTGCGGTGCTCCCGGCATACGCCGGGGCGGGTCCGCCGGCCACCGCGAGCCCGGTCGTCACCGTCCCGGCGAGCAGGGCGCGGCGGAATTGTCGCGAGGAGATCATCGAGGCTCCTTCTGGAGCATTTATCACAACAATTGTTTTGTACGTCGACAGCACGGCCCCGAAATGGCCGATCGCTCGCTGGCAGCGTATCCAGCGGCCCCCGCCGGATCGGCGGCAACCGCGAAACAGCCATACGGCAGTTCCCACCCGGCCTTCCTGAGAGGTTGCTGGATTCGGCACCGTATGTCCGGATATTTGGAACCATGGGGTTTCGGATACCGCCCGGCGATCAGCGCCGGGCCGGGTGCCAAGTCGAGACCCTCGAAGGACGTGACATGGCCAACGAAGAACAGAATCAACCCACCCAGGACCTCACTCCGCGCCCCGGAAAGCGCCGGAAGCAGGCCATGGTTGCGGTCGCCGGAGCGGCGGTGGCGATCTCCGGAGCTGCCTTCTTCGCCGCCACGCAACAGGACGACAGCCCGACCGCCCGATCCGCGACGGTCGCGGCCCCCGACGCCGGCGCCTCCGCCGACCAGGTCGGCCGGATCGCCGCGGCCGGCGACGAACTCACGAAGTCGAAGGCGGGCACCGACCCGTCCCTGCCGCCGTCCGCGAAGGACCGCGTCGACGCCGCCCGCCGCGCCGCCGCCAAGGACGGCGTGAAGATCACCCACCCGCTGCCCGCCAAGCCCGACCCGGAGGCGGACGGCGCGAAGGAGGTCACCGTCGGCTCCGCCAAGAAGGGCCAGACGATGCGGATCATCACCGCCCACGGCGACCTGACCGGCACGCACGAACTCGCCTGGGTCGCCGGCGGCATCACCAGGCACGGCGACATCCAGTGCTCGCAGCAGTTCAAGTTCTACAACGAGGCAGCCCCGAAGACCCGGGACAACCTGTTGGTCTGCTGGCGCACCAGCGCGCACCGCAGCGTCATCACGGTCGATGCGAAGATCGGCGGCCACCCACCGGTGGCCCAGAGCCTCGCCGTCATCAACCGCGAGTGGCACAAACTCGGCTGACCCTTCCCCACCGGACAGCGCCGGCCGCGGACTTCCGCGGCCGGCGCTGTCCGGTCAGGGCAAAGGCGGTGGCCCGGAGCGGACGCTCCGGGCCACCCTTGATGCGTGTTCCTGCCTCGCCGTCAGTAGGCCGAGACGGTGAAGGTGGAGCTGCTGGAAACCTGGCTCTGCACGTACGTGGCGTCGGTCTGCACCGCGTTGAGCGCGGCGTTGCTCACGTACTGCAGGTTGTACGCACCCTCGGGAACCGGGACGTACTGGCTGTAGATGATGGAGGCGACGCTGGCACCGGCGGTGGCCGCGTTGGCCGAAAGGGTGGCGCCCGTGTCGCTGCCCACGGCCTGGATCGTCGTTCCCGCCGTGATGTTCGCGTTGACCGGGTAGGCGCCGACGTCGGTCGAGGCGACGAAGGTGCTCGCCGGCCCGGTGATGGCGGCGACGGTGTTGGTGCCGGTGGTGGTGATCGTGGCGGCCCGGTAGGTCGGCGACGCGATCGTGATCGTCGCGTTGTTGGCCAATGTGGCGGACGCCGGGTTGTTCATGATCGCCGTCGTGCCACTGACGACGTTGGTGATCACTGTGCCGGTAGCGAGAGCGACACCGGCGGGGTCGACGACGGCCTTACCCACATCGGAGGCGTCGAACGTGCCACCGGTAGCCGTGAGGACGCGGCTACCTGCCGTGACGCTCGCCGTCACACCGTACTTGGGTGCCGCGGACAGGAGCGCCGTGCCGGTGAGGTCCAGACGCTTCGTCAGGTCCAGCCGGCAGACCAGTTCGGTGTCGCTGAGCACGAGCACGTTCCTGCAGTCGGCGACCGGGGCGTTCGCCCGGGCACCGCCGACCGAGGCGTTGCTGTAGTTGCCCCGGGACAGGAAGATGTGCGCCCCGGCGGTCAGGCTGCTGCTCCACGGCGCGCCCTGGAAGCCGACACCGTTGACGACCACGTCGAGGCTCCGAGTGTTCGGCGCCGTCTTCGGGTTCACCACCAGTGCGCTGGTGTACGAGAAGGCGCCGGTCAGCGTGGCCGAGCCGGCGGGCGTGGTGACCACCAGCGCGTTGCTGTTGGCCGGCGCGTGCATCGGCGTCTTGGCGGTGAACGCGGTGCTGCTCAGCGACGTGATGTCGGTCAGCGGCACGCCACCGAGCGTCGCCGAGATCTGCGTCGGGTCGGTCGGGAACGCGGTGCCGACCACGGTGACCACGCTGCCACCAAGCGCCGGGCCGGCATTCGGCGAGATCCGGCTCAGCGTCTGAACGGTGGTCGTCTTGTAGGGATTGGACGCGATCAGATTGCCCTGGGCGGTGGCGGCGTCATAGATGCAGAGCTGCCACGGAACGCTGGTCGCCCCGGCCGGCTGGTTGCCCAGGGCCGTGGTGTAGGCACCCGAGGTGTAGAACGCCGGTGCCGTCACCGCCAGCCGGTTGTTCGTCACCTTACGAATGTTGGCGGTCAGGAGCGGTTCGTTCGTACCCCCCGTC
Protein-coding regions in this window:
- a CDS encoding S8 family peptidase yields the protein MKVVLRRYAVGAVAAAAVAGVAAFALPTGTVGWTPVTYGLHQTADQLLPATVTAEQPARVVGTTIDRNGKPVVTVREATTRDGAAKLVEQAQKAENAVGVEIDAKAVALDAVTGGDLYRPQQWDLARMRATDAWPTSTGAGVTVAVIDTGVDASNVDLTGKVLTGWDAVADKPGGNTDQNGHGTHVAGTIGAVTGNTVGVSSVAPDTRILPVKVLGADGSGYMSDTAEGIIWAADNGAQVINMSLGSTSQVGAVSNAIAYARSKGVTVVAAAGNERANGSPVSYPGADAGVIAVAATDSADNVASYSNAGGYVDVAAPGSAILSTYPSALGRSYATMSGTSMASPHVAGLVALLKSVNGGLTPDQLEQALETSAVDLGTPGRDDDYGYGRVDAVAALAAVTAAPSSAPTSAPTSAPTSAPTSAPTSAPTSAPTSAPTSAPTSAPTSAPTSVPTSAPVSKAPTAAPTTAPTSKAPTASPTTAPTSKAPTAAPSPTVAKAKPVIVANPARADVNYGTTNVTTFTVTAAGQPWVKKNAQLCVAESGKAFQCVDVVTSATGTVTANRVATAGYQLELRIAATTANEAATGAAAYTVHSSAYAVRTGTRTMSVSLASPAGLNVEVQQLIGGSWKKVLQFASNATTTKATVSGLTTGQQYRVVVPTTGSITGSTSSIVVA
- a CDS encoding IPT/TIG domain-containing protein; protein product: MRRALGLAAVITTGLVLGAATPASAAAVGLTLSSNYGPGGIIKTLIGTVPSTVTGVTFAAGVKPVVQFQYSTCSIHASAITQITSTNGTATTAGVQTVDPAKVTRISGSKIAFQIPTGSYPAGNNLNTSGVVLVNGQTAARWNICVYDTDSALTSTLLATAQYTLSLKPTIATILPATSPSAGGQTITVNGTGFTGVAPITGSIGGVPLSNIRAATTGTSLTAVTGAHAAGPGMVVTINAPGGTVTSADPNGDGSTGDAIDFTYSNGITVSPHTASRGSVVTVDITGAGFSVPTFEPSIGTPGSGNAHIFLVNGAYDSSSNRGVAECTGVTVVSDNELVCTLDLSINALDPQNSNLTGAPVPDGAYIMTWVADGTQGSTGANPSIISSGSDFVVAPY
- a CDS encoding IPT/TIG domain-containing protein, producing the protein MISSRQFRRALLAGTVTTGLAVAGGPAPAYAGSTALPMTLSSATGPSGGGNTIIGTVTPTAANPNPFVAGSMPTVQFQYNTCTANARAVAAITGTGTAATGGVLTVNPDNVKRNGTTRIAFEVPSASYPAKVDDKDSTINTGGLVLTGTQTSAKWNICVYDSDSLSTSTLLAQAAYTIGVRPKITAIIPPSGAALGGQSITVTGAGFSATSNATTASIGGVPLTNIKVAANGNSFTATTGQRAAATGLTLIVNTPGGQVLSSDPDNNGLPQDADDKTPDAPITFTYSNGIQISPNTAPAGTKVDLLIKGVGFQQMTFDKSADATPTSVTAHVFLVKDAYVAASNRGVQECKKVLVASNTDLVCTLDLGADRLSPTDSSAVSGKTVDEGSYTVTVVANGATDAGDAAAPTVVSSGATFTVAPY
- a CDS encoding IPT/TIG domain-containing protein, translating into MRKSRNAARPRWARVGLTTGVVGAALLVYPQAAFAASSVTPPVAPVSGTVTVNDDSAPFIGSNTDRVELLTTTGTACPATYTTPTASILAAASTTSSTTSQVVFVLPTTATAGSNGQVKKYMACVYASNTAGSSARKGATNGYPVYVGTAPTVSPTSGTTGGGATLTITGGTGGPIFTGVTTVGAQFATQANDCPTTYGTPTANVATTVTRTSDSVASLTVPSGVTSTTATPTPYFACLYNGNASASALIAVVPYNVGQLSLSQAIGPYGGGNNIDITSPNPFLAGIDTPGVEFTQGDTCASTYTVGQTGGTNEPLLTANIRKVTNNRLAVTAPAFYTSGAYTTALGNQPAGATSVPWQLCIYDAATAQGNLIASNPYKTTTVQTLSRISPNAGPALGGSVVTVVGTAFPTDPTQISATLGGVPLTDITSLSSTAFTAKTPMHAPANSNALVVTTPAGSATLTGAFSYTSALVVNPKTAPNTRSLDVVVNGVGFQGAPWSSSLTAGAHIFLSRGNYSNASVGGARANAPVADCRNVLVLSDTELVCRLDLTKRLDLTGTALLSAAPKYGVTASVTAGSRVLTATGGTFDASDVGKAVVDPAGVALATGTVITNVVSGTTAIMNNPASATLANNATITIASPTYRAATITTTGTNTVAAITGPASTFVASTDVGAYPVNANITAGTTIQAVGSDTGATLSANAATAGASVASIIYSQYVPVPEGAYNLQYVSNAALNAVQTDATYVQSQVSSSSTFTVSAY